One genomic segment of Gossypium arboreum isolate Shixiya-1 chromosome 3, ASM2569848v2, whole genome shotgun sequence includes these proteins:
- the LOC108454611 gene encoding uncharacterized protein LOC108454611 → MDLWTVHVKNANTCSPAAGLAGALLLKGNSIPERPNSLMIGKLGILDIRVSRRCLSSSAARSFTVKAMTKKNNDDNSSSSSGNGDQSIPNEESSGRNNSPDGNKSYDSASQNSHYTDTDWREFRAMLYKNYQVEKTESGTHKQGETPHVSKPLGKKWAHPLSVPETGCVLVATEKLDGVRTFERTVVVLLRSGTRHPQEGPFGVVINRPVHKKIKHMKPTNNELATTFADCALHFGGPLEASMFLLRVGKKLKFPGFEEVIPGLCFGARNSLDKAAELVKRGVLKSQDFKFFVGYAGWQLDQLIEEIESEYWYVAACSPNLIFGDTLDSSSESLWMEILQEMGGHYSELSRKPKRDI, encoded by the exons ATGGATCTGTGGACTGTCCACGTGAAGAACGCAAACACTTGTAGCCCTGCTGCTGGCTTAGCTGGGGCTTTGTTGTTGAAGGGGAATTCGATTCCTGAAAGACCCAATTCCTTGATGATTGGAAAACTAGGAATCCTTGACATTAGAGTCTCAAGGCGATGCCTCTCTTCATCTGCCGCTCGTTCTTTCACTGTTAAAGCTATGACTAAGAAGAATAATGACGATAATTCCTCTTCTTCTTCTG GAAATGGTGATCAATCTATTCCCAATGAAGAGAGTTCAGGAAGAAATAATTCTCCGGACGGCAATAAATCTTATGACTCGGCTTCTCAGAACTCTCATTATACGGACACAGACTGGAGAGAGTTCAGAGCAATGTTATACAAGAATTACCAG GTAGAGAAGACAGAATCTGGCACTCATAAGCAAGGTGAGACACCTCATGTGTCGAAACCTCTTGGCAAAAAATGGGCCCACCCTCTTTCTGTGCCAGAGACTGGCTGTGTTCTTGTTGCCACAGAGAAGCTGGACGGCGTTCGCACCTTTGAAAGAACGGTTGTTGTCCTTCTAAGATCTGGAACCAGACACCCACAAGAGGGGCCATTTGGAGTTGTTATTAATCGCCCGGTGCACAAGAAGATCAAACACATGAAACCCACTAATAATGAATTAGCTACTACTTTTGCTGATTGTGCCCTGCACTTTGGAGGGCCTCTAGAGGCGAGTATGTTTCTTTTAAGAGTTGGTAAAAAGTTGAAGTTCCCTGGGTTTGAAGAGGTGATTCCTGGCCTCTGTTTCGGTGCTCGAAATAGTTTGGATAAAGCTGCAGAGCTAGTGAAGAGAGGAGTACTTAAGTCTCAGGATTTCAAGTTCTTTGTCGGTTATGCCGGGTGGCAGCTGGACCAGCTGATAGAGGAAATTGAATCAGAATATTGGTATGTGGCTGCTTGTAGTCCGAATCTGATTTTTGGAGACACATTGGACTCATCTTCAGAAAGTTTGTGGATGGAGATTTTGCAGGAAATGGGCGGTCACTACTCAGAATTGAGCCGGAAGCCTAAGCGAGATATATAG